The following are encoded in a window of Geotrypetes seraphini chromosome 5, aGeoSer1.1, whole genome shotgun sequence genomic DNA:
- the LOC117361508 gene encoding syntaxin-1B-like — protein MKDRLEELHDGLSKEDALEFEEALAFDNPVYRDNEASAIDAFFRDVSELSAKLNELEEASERIEQKQGQVLCSTTGEGIAEGKKALSAMKSAFTGDAQRIQARLQKAKAALAEDSRNWVAEYRIRQNQFTVLTNRYRNVITHHYTNETKYVGKLKEQIMRQADLAGLSLQEEDIDRLVESPRAPQIVGNDLEVLKAKQHLAMAQERHRQLLDLEAQISELHALFLHLDALVSEQQEVVNSIEYNVLRTLDYISQSNEQVKKAVKYERQSRAAAALSAVLGLCACCTCLSCAAGAVR, from the coding sequence ATGAAGGATCGGCTGGAGGAGCTGCACGACGGCCTGAGCAAAGAGGACGCCCTGGAATTCGAGGAGGCGCTGGCCTTCGATAACCCCGTCTATCGCGACAACGAGGCCAGCGCGATCGACGCGTTCTTCCGCGACGTCTCGGAGCTGTCGGCGAAGCTGAACGAGCTGGAGGAGGCGTCGGAGCGAATCGAGCAGAAGCAGGGGCAGGTGCTCTGCAGCACGACGGGCGAGGGCATCGCCGAGGGCAAGAAGGCGCTGAGCGCCATGAAGAGCGCCTTCACCGGCGACGCTCAGCGGATCCAGGCCCGGCTGCAGAAAGCGAAAGCGGCGCTGGCCGAGGACAGCAGGAACTGGGTGGCCGAGTACCGCATCCGGCAGAATCAGTTCACGGTTCTGACGAATCGCTACCGAAACGTCATCACTCACCATTACACGAACGAAACGAAATACGTGGGCAAGTTAAAAGAGCAGATCATGAGGCAAGCGGACCTGGCAGGCCTGAGCCTCCAGGAGGAGGACATTGACCGCCTGGTAGAAAGCCCCCGAGCCCCCCAGATCGTCGGCAATGACCTGGAGGTCCTTAAAGCCAAGCAGCATCTGGCCATGGCCCAGGAGAGGCACCGGCAGCTGCTGGACCTGGAAGCGCAAATCTCGGAGCTTCACGCCCTCTTCCTGCACTTGGACGCGCTCGTTTCGGAGCAGCAGGAGGTCGTCAACAGCATCGAGTACAACGTCTTACGGACCCTGGACTACATTTCGCAGTCCAACGAGCAGGTGAAGAAAGCGGTGAAGTACGAGCGGCAGTCTCGGGCGGCCGCGGCGCTCTCCGCCGTGCTGGGACTCTGCGCCTGCTGCACCTGCTTGTCCTGCGCGGCCGGCGCTGTGAGATGA